The following proteins come from a genomic window of Acinonyx jubatus isolate Ajub_Pintada_27869175 chromosome C1, VMU_Ajub_asm_v1.0, whole genome shotgun sequence:
- the MPL gene encoding thrombopoietin receptor isoform X6, with protein sequence MKKFELHFKHLSLSCGGLEDRRPPDTSLLASDSEPLKCFSQTFEDLTCFWDEEEAAPNGTYQLLYAYPGEKPRVCPLSFENVLPFGTRYVCQFPAQDEVRLFFPLHLWVKNMFLNQTVTQRVLFVDSVGLPAPPNIIKAVGGSQPGELQISWETPAPEISAFLRHELRYGPKDPRNSSALTVMQLLPTETCCPALQRLNPAPALHQPPCAQPMMPQQDRPEQTSPTREASSLTVMSESCLISGLQPGKSYKLQLRSQPDGVSLHGSWGSWSLPATVDLPGDAVEIGLQCFTLNLKNVTCQWQQQNHTSSQGFFYHSRARCCPGNRDPIWEKCEEEKNPGLQPSQFSRCHFKSRNDSVIHILVEVTTARGAVHSYLGSPFWIRQAEGLRPVPAGIPVVLIPTPNLHWREVSSGQLELEWQHPSSWGARETCYQLRYTGEGHQDWKVLEPPLGARGETLELRPRSRYRLQLRARLHGPTYQGPWSAWSDPVSVDTASETAWISLVTALLVVLGLSTLLGLLLLRWQFPAHYRSLKHALWPSLPDLHRVLAQYLRDTAALSPPKTAVSDACEEVEPSPLEILPKSSEKTPVALCSSQAQMDYRRLPPSCLGTMPLSVCPPMAEMGSYCTTHIANHSYLPLSCWQAPLSQYPGQIQTHQTSFPNLPTHSNPTTQTSQTSRPSPSVCPHSWAPRH encoded by the exons ATGAAGAAGTTTGAATTGCATTTTAAACATCTCTCTCTGTCATGTGGAGGACTGGAGGACAGACGGCCCCCAG ATACCTCCTTGCTGGCCTCGGATTCAGAGCCCCTGAAATGTTTCTCTCAAACCTTTGAGGACCTCACTTGCTTCTGGGATGAGGAAGAAGCAGCACCCAATGGAACATACCAGCTGCTGTATGCTTATCCAGG GGAGAAGCCCCGTGTCTGCCCTCTTAGTTTTGAGAATGTGCTGCCCTTTGGAACTCGATATGTGTGCCAGTTTCCAGCCCAGGATGAAGTTCGCCTCTTCTTTCCACTGCACCTCTGGGTGAAGAACATGTTTCTGAACCAGACTGTGACCCAGCGGGTGCTCTTTGTGGATAGTGTGG GCCTGCCAGCTCCCCCAAATATCATTAAGGCTGTGGGCGGGAGCCAACCAGGGGAACTTCAGATCAGCTGGGAGACCCCAGCTCCCGAAATCAGTGCTTTCCTGAGGCACGAACTCCGCTATGGCCCCAAGGATCCCAGGAATTCCAGTGCTCTCACAGTCATGCAGCTGCTGCCCACAGAAACCTGCTGTCCAGCTCTGCAGAGACTAaacccagccccagctctgcaccAGCCTCCGTGTGCTCAGCCCATGATGCCCCAACAGGATCGACCAGAGCAGACCTCCCCAACTAGAGAA GCTTCATCTCTAACAGTGATGAGTGAAAGCTGCCTCATCTCAGGGCTCCAGCCTGGTAAATCCTACAAGCTCCAGCTGCGCAGCCAACCTGATGGGGTCTCCCTCCATGGCTCCTGGGGATCCTGGTCCCTCCCCGCAACTGTGGACCTGCCTGGAGATGCAG TGGAGATTGGACTGCAGTGCTTTACCTTGAACCTGAAGAATGTTACCTGTCAGTGGCAGCAACAGAACCACACTAGCTCCCAAGGCTTCTTCTACCACAGCAGGGCGCGGTGCTGTCCCGGAAACAG GGACCCCATCTGGGAGAAGtgtgaagaggagaaaaatcCAGGATTACAGCCCTCCCAGTTCTCTCGCTGCCACTTCAAGTCACGAAATGACAGTGTTATTCACATACTTGTGGAGGTGACCACAGCCCGGGGTGCTGTTCACAGCTACTTGGGCTCCCCTTTCTGGATCCGCCAGGCTG AAGGGCTTAGGCCAGTCCCTGCTGGCATCCCTGTAGTGCTCATCCCCACTCCAAACTTGCACTGGAGGGAGGTCTCCAGCGGGCAGCTGGAATTGGAATGGCAACACCCATCATCGTGGGGAGCCCGAGAGACCTGCTATCAGCTCCGATACACAGGAGAAGGCCATCAAGACTGGAAG GTGCTGGAGCCGCCTCTCGGCGCCCGGGGAGAGACCCTGGAGCTGCGCCCGCGCTCCCGCTACCGCTTACAGCTCCGCGCCAGGCTCCATGGCCCCACCTACCAAGGCCCCTGGAGCGCCTGGTCAGATCCAGTGAGCGTAGACACTGCCTCCGAGACTG CCTGGATCTCCTTGGTGACCGCTCTGCTCGTGGTGCTGGGCCTCAGCACCCTCCTGGGCCTGCTGCTGCTGAGGTGGCAGTTTCCTGCGCACTACAG GAGTCTGAAGCATGCCCTGTGGCCCTCACTTCCAGACCTGCACCGGGTCCTAGCCCAGTACCTTAGGGATACTGCAGCACTGAGTCCA CCCAAGACTGCAGTCTCAGATGCCTGTGAGGAAGTGGAACCCAGCCCCCTTGAAATTCTACCCAAGTCCTCAGAGAAGACTCCCGTGGCCCTGTGTTCCTCCCAGGCCCAGATGGACTACCGAAGACTGCCTCCTTCTTGCCTGGGGACCATGCCTCTGTCTGTGTGCCCACCAATGGCTGAGATGGGGTCTTATTGTACCACTCACATTGCCAACCATTCCTACTTACCTCTAAGCTGCTGGCAGGCCCCTCTCTCCCAGTACCCTGGACAGATCCAAACCCACCAGACCTCTTTTCCCAACCTCCCTACCCACTCCAACCCCACAACACAAACTTCTCAGACCTCACGTCCATCCCCCTCTGTCTGTCCTCATAGTTGGGCTCCACGACACTGA
- the MPL gene encoding thrombopoietin receptor isoform X4 yields the protein MLLFLLIIRPSITVDIETHKGLVSSWYTVKNVTPISLPKGLYLLFQIPPTLLPTPTLPPLALGPSVVWMGPTGAGTGTGRGAVSDRNLRGWPGRGLGPGFLRGGWAKAGTQCRRRCPPGPSCWSPPASSWPPKTWHKSAAKDLTCFWDEEEAAPNGTYQLLYAYPGEKPRVCPLSFENVLPFGTRYVCQFPAQDEVRLFFPLHLWVKNMFLNQTVTQRVLFVDSVGLPAPPNIIKAVGGSQPGELQISWETPAPEISAFLRHELRYGPKDPRNSSALTVMQLLPTETCCPALQRLNPAPALHQPPCAQPMMPQQDRPEQTSPTREASSLTVMSESCLISGLQPGKSYKLQLRSQPDGVSLHGSWGSWSLPATVDLPGDAVEIGLQCFTLNLKNVTCQWQQQNHTSSQGFFYHSRARCCPGNRDPIWEKCEEEKNPGLQPSQFSRCHFKSRNDSVIHILVEVTTARGAVHSYLGSPFWIRQAEGLRPVPAGIPVVLIPTPNLHWREVSSGQLELEWQHPSSWGARETCYQLRYTGEGHQDWKVLEPPLGARGETLELRPRSRYRLQLRARLHGPTYQGPWSAWSDPVSVDTASETAWISLVTALLVVLGLSTLLGLLLLRWQFPAHYSPRLQSQMPVRKWNPAPLKFYPSPQRRLPWPCVPPRPRWTTEDCLLLAWGPCLCLCAHQWLRWGLIVPLTLPTIPTYL from the exons atgttgctATTCTTGTTGATAATACGCCCTTCTATAACAGTTGACATAGAAACACACAAGGGCTTAGTCTCCTCCTGGTACACAGTCAAAAACGTaacccccatctccctcccaaaAGGCCTGTATCTTCTCTTTCAAATTCCTCCTACCCTCCTGCCcactcccactctccctcccctggccctTGGCCCCAGTGTGGTCTGGATGGGCCCcacaggggcagggacagggacaggacgTGGGGCTGTATCTGACAGGAACCTGAGGGGCTGGCCCGGGAGGGGATTGGGGCCCGGCTTCCTGAGAGGAGGATGGGCTAAGGCAGGCACACAGTGCCGGAGAAGATGCCCTCCTGGGCCCTCCTGTTGGtcacctcctgcctcctcctggccccCCAAAACCTGGCACAAGTCAGCAGCCAAG GACCTCACTTGCTTCTGGGATGAGGAAGAAGCAGCACCCAATGGAACATACCAGCTGCTGTATGCTTATCCAGG GGAGAAGCCCCGTGTCTGCCCTCTTAGTTTTGAGAATGTGCTGCCCTTTGGAACTCGATATGTGTGCCAGTTTCCAGCCCAGGATGAAGTTCGCCTCTTCTTTCCACTGCACCTCTGGGTGAAGAACATGTTTCTGAACCAGACTGTGACCCAGCGGGTGCTCTTTGTGGATAGTGTGG GCCTGCCAGCTCCCCCAAATATCATTAAGGCTGTGGGCGGGAGCCAACCAGGGGAACTTCAGATCAGCTGGGAGACCCCAGCTCCCGAAATCAGTGCTTTCCTGAGGCACGAACTCCGCTATGGCCCCAAGGATCCCAGGAATTCCAGTGCTCTCACAGTCATGCAGCTGCTGCCCACAGAAACCTGCTGTCCAGCTCTGCAGAGACTAaacccagccccagctctgcaccAGCCTCCGTGTGCTCAGCCCATGATGCCCCAACAGGATCGACCAGAGCAGACCTCCCCAACTAGAGAA GCTTCATCTCTAACAGTGATGAGTGAAAGCTGCCTCATCTCAGGGCTCCAGCCTGGTAAATCCTACAAGCTCCAGCTGCGCAGCCAACCTGATGGGGTCTCCCTCCATGGCTCCTGGGGATCCTGGTCCCTCCCCGCAACTGTGGACCTGCCTGGAGATGCAG TGGAGATTGGACTGCAGTGCTTTACCTTGAACCTGAAGAATGTTACCTGTCAGTGGCAGCAACAGAACCACACTAGCTCCCAAGGCTTCTTCTACCACAGCAGGGCGCGGTGCTGTCCCGGAAACAG GGACCCCATCTGGGAGAAGtgtgaagaggagaaaaatcCAGGATTACAGCCCTCCCAGTTCTCTCGCTGCCACTTCAAGTCACGAAATGACAGTGTTATTCACATACTTGTGGAGGTGACCACAGCCCGGGGTGCTGTTCACAGCTACTTGGGCTCCCCTTTCTGGATCCGCCAGGCTG AAGGGCTTAGGCCAGTCCCTGCTGGCATCCCTGTAGTGCTCATCCCCACTCCAAACTTGCACTGGAGGGAGGTCTCCAGCGGGCAGCTGGAATTGGAATGGCAACACCCATCATCGTGGGGAGCCCGAGAGACCTGCTATCAGCTCCGATACACAGGAGAAGGCCATCAAGACTGGAAG GTGCTGGAGCCGCCTCTCGGCGCCCGGGGAGAGACCCTGGAGCTGCGCCCGCGCTCCCGCTACCGCTTACAGCTCCGCGCCAGGCTCCATGGCCCCACCTACCAAGGCCCCTGGAGCGCCTGGTCAGATCCAGTGAGCGTAGACACTGCCTCCGAGACTG CCTGGATCTCCTTGGTGACCGCTCTGCTCGTGGTGCTGGGCCTCAGCACCCTCCTGGGCCTGCTGCTGCTGAGGTGGCAGTTTCCTGCGCACTACAG CCCAAGACTGCAGTCTCAGATGCCTGTGAGGAAGTGGAACCCAGCCCCCTTGAAATTCTACCCAAGTCCTCAGAGAAGACTCCCGTGGCCCTGTGTTCCTCCCAGGCCCAGATGGACTACCGAAGACTGCCTCCTTCTTGCCTGGGGACCATGCCTCTGTCTGTGTGCCCACCAATGGCTGAGATGGGGTCTTATTGTACCACTCACATTGCCAACCATTCCTACTTACCTCTAA
- the MPL gene encoding thrombopoietin receptor isoform X1: MLLFLLIIRPSITVDIETHKGLVSSWYTVKNVTPISLPKGLYLLFQIPPTLLPTPTLPPLALGPSVVWMGPTGAGTGTGRGAVSDRNLRGWPGRGLGPGFLRGGWAKAGTQCRRRCPPGPSCWSPPASSWPPKTWHKSAAKDLTCFWDEEEAAPNGTYQLLYAYPGEKPRVCPLSFENVLPFGTRYVCQFPAQDEVRLFFPLHLWVKNMFLNQTVTQRVLFVDSVGLPAPPNIIKAVGGSQPGELQISWETPAPEISAFLRHELRYGPKDPRNSSALTVMQLLPTETCCPALQRLNPAPALHQPPCAQPMMPQQDRPEQTSPTREASSLTVMSESCLISGLQPGKSYKLQLRSQPDGVSLHGSWGSWSLPATVDLPGDAVEIGLQCFTLNLKNVTCQWQQQNHTSSQGFFYHSRARCCPGNRDPIWEKCEEEKNPGLQPSQFSRCHFKSRNDSVIHILVEVTTARGAVHSYLGSPFWIRQAEGLRPVPAGIPVVLIPTPNLHWREVSSGQLELEWQHPSSWGARETCYQLRYTGEGHQDWKVLEPPLGARGETLELRPRSRYRLQLRARLHGPTYQGPWSAWSDPVSVDTASETAWISLVTALLVVLGLSTLLGLLLLRWQFPAHYRSLKHALWPSLPDLHRVLAQYLRDTAALSPPKTAVSDACEEVEPSPLEILPKSSEKTPVALCSSQAQMDYRRLPPSCLGTMPLSVCPPMAEMGSYCTTHIANHSYLPLSCWQAPLSQYPGQIQTHQTSFPNLPTHSNPTTQTSQTSRPSPSVCPHSWAPRH; this comes from the exons atgttgctATTCTTGTTGATAATACGCCCTTCTATAACAGTTGACATAGAAACACACAAGGGCTTAGTCTCCTCCTGGTACACAGTCAAAAACGTaacccccatctccctcccaaaAGGCCTGTATCTTCTCTTTCAAATTCCTCCTACCCTCCTGCCcactcccactctccctcccctggccctTGGCCCCAGTGTGGTCTGGATGGGCCCcacaggggcagggacagggacaggacgTGGGGCTGTATCTGACAGGAACCTGAGGGGCTGGCCCGGGAGGGGATTGGGGCCCGGCTTCCTGAGAGGAGGATGGGCTAAGGCAGGCACACAGTGCCGGAGAAGATGCCCTCCTGGGCCCTCCTGTTGGtcacctcctgcctcctcctggccccCCAAAACCTGGCACAAGTCAGCAGCCAAG GACCTCACTTGCTTCTGGGATGAGGAAGAAGCAGCACCCAATGGAACATACCAGCTGCTGTATGCTTATCCAGG GGAGAAGCCCCGTGTCTGCCCTCTTAGTTTTGAGAATGTGCTGCCCTTTGGAACTCGATATGTGTGCCAGTTTCCAGCCCAGGATGAAGTTCGCCTCTTCTTTCCACTGCACCTCTGGGTGAAGAACATGTTTCTGAACCAGACTGTGACCCAGCGGGTGCTCTTTGTGGATAGTGTGG GCCTGCCAGCTCCCCCAAATATCATTAAGGCTGTGGGCGGGAGCCAACCAGGGGAACTTCAGATCAGCTGGGAGACCCCAGCTCCCGAAATCAGTGCTTTCCTGAGGCACGAACTCCGCTATGGCCCCAAGGATCCCAGGAATTCCAGTGCTCTCACAGTCATGCAGCTGCTGCCCACAGAAACCTGCTGTCCAGCTCTGCAGAGACTAaacccagccccagctctgcaccAGCCTCCGTGTGCTCAGCCCATGATGCCCCAACAGGATCGACCAGAGCAGACCTCCCCAACTAGAGAA GCTTCATCTCTAACAGTGATGAGTGAAAGCTGCCTCATCTCAGGGCTCCAGCCTGGTAAATCCTACAAGCTCCAGCTGCGCAGCCAACCTGATGGGGTCTCCCTCCATGGCTCCTGGGGATCCTGGTCCCTCCCCGCAACTGTGGACCTGCCTGGAGATGCAG TGGAGATTGGACTGCAGTGCTTTACCTTGAACCTGAAGAATGTTACCTGTCAGTGGCAGCAACAGAACCACACTAGCTCCCAAGGCTTCTTCTACCACAGCAGGGCGCGGTGCTGTCCCGGAAACAG GGACCCCATCTGGGAGAAGtgtgaagaggagaaaaatcCAGGATTACAGCCCTCCCAGTTCTCTCGCTGCCACTTCAAGTCACGAAATGACAGTGTTATTCACATACTTGTGGAGGTGACCACAGCCCGGGGTGCTGTTCACAGCTACTTGGGCTCCCCTTTCTGGATCCGCCAGGCTG AAGGGCTTAGGCCAGTCCCTGCTGGCATCCCTGTAGTGCTCATCCCCACTCCAAACTTGCACTGGAGGGAGGTCTCCAGCGGGCAGCTGGAATTGGAATGGCAACACCCATCATCGTGGGGAGCCCGAGAGACCTGCTATCAGCTCCGATACACAGGAGAAGGCCATCAAGACTGGAAG GTGCTGGAGCCGCCTCTCGGCGCCCGGGGAGAGACCCTGGAGCTGCGCCCGCGCTCCCGCTACCGCTTACAGCTCCGCGCCAGGCTCCATGGCCCCACCTACCAAGGCCCCTGGAGCGCCTGGTCAGATCCAGTGAGCGTAGACACTGCCTCCGAGACTG CCTGGATCTCCTTGGTGACCGCTCTGCTCGTGGTGCTGGGCCTCAGCACCCTCCTGGGCCTGCTGCTGCTGAGGTGGCAGTTTCCTGCGCACTACAG GAGTCTGAAGCATGCCCTGTGGCCCTCACTTCCAGACCTGCACCGGGTCCTAGCCCAGTACCTTAGGGATACTGCAGCACTGAGTCCA CCCAAGACTGCAGTCTCAGATGCCTGTGAGGAAGTGGAACCCAGCCCCCTTGAAATTCTACCCAAGTCCTCAGAGAAGACTCCCGTGGCCCTGTGTTCCTCCCAGGCCCAGATGGACTACCGAAGACTGCCTCCTTCTTGCCTGGGGACCATGCCTCTGTCTGTGTGCCCACCAATGGCTGAGATGGGGTCTTATTGTACCACTCACATTGCCAACCATTCCTACTTACCTCTAAGCTGCTGGCAGGCCCCTCTCTCCCAGTACCCTGGACAGATCCAAACCCACCAGACCTCTTTTCCCAACCTCCCTACCCACTCCAACCCCACAACACAAACTTCTCAGACCTCACGTCCATCCCCCTCTGTCTGTCCTCATAGTTGGGCTCCACGACACTGA
- the MPL gene encoding thrombopoietin receptor isoform X3: protein MLLFLLIIRPSITVDIETHKGLVSSWYTVKNVTPISLPKGLYLLFQIPPTLLPTPTLPPLALGPSVVWMGPTGAGTGTGRGAVSDRNLRGWPGRGLGPGFLRGGWAKAGTQCRRRCPPGPSCWSPPASSWPPKTWHKSAAKDLTCFWDEEEAAPNGTYQLLYAYPGEKPRVCPLSFENVLPFGTRYVCQFPAQDEVRLFFPLHLWVKNMFLNQTVTQRVLFVDSVGLPAPPNIIKAVGGSQPGELQISWETPAPEISAFLRHELRYGPKDPRNSSALTVMQLLPTETCCPALQRLNPAPALHQPPCAQPMMPQQDRPEQTSPTREASSLTVMSESCLISGLQPGKSYKLQLRSQPDGVSLHGSWGSWSLPATVDLPGDAVEIGLQCFTLNLKNVTCQWQQQNHTSSQGFFYHSRARCCPGNRDPIWEKCEEEKNPGLQPSQFSRCHFKSRNDSVIHILVEVTTARGAVHSYLGSPFWIRQAVLIPTPNLHWREVSSGQLELEWQHPSSWGARETCYQLRYTGEGHQDWKVLEPPLGARGETLELRPRSRYRLQLRARLHGPTYQGPWSAWSDPVSVDTASETAWISLVTALLVVLGLSTLLGLLLLRWQFPAHYRSLKHALWPSLPDLHRVLAQYLRDTAALSPPKTAVSDACEEVEPSPLEILPKSSEKTPVALCSSQAQMDYRRLPPSCLGTMPLSVCPPMAEMGSYCTTHIANHSYLPLSCWQAPLSQYPGQIQTHQTSFPNLPTHSNPTTQTSQTSRPSPSVCPHSWAPRH from the exons atgttgctATTCTTGTTGATAATACGCCCTTCTATAACAGTTGACATAGAAACACACAAGGGCTTAGTCTCCTCCTGGTACACAGTCAAAAACGTaacccccatctccctcccaaaAGGCCTGTATCTTCTCTTTCAAATTCCTCCTACCCTCCTGCCcactcccactctccctcccctggccctTGGCCCCAGTGTGGTCTGGATGGGCCCcacaggggcagggacagggacaggacgTGGGGCTGTATCTGACAGGAACCTGAGGGGCTGGCCCGGGAGGGGATTGGGGCCCGGCTTCCTGAGAGGAGGATGGGCTAAGGCAGGCACACAGTGCCGGAGAAGATGCCCTCCTGGGCCCTCCTGTTGGtcacctcctgcctcctcctggccccCCAAAACCTGGCACAAGTCAGCAGCCAAG GACCTCACTTGCTTCTGGGATGAGGAAGAAGCAGCACCCAATGGAACATACCAGCTGCTGTATGCTTATCCAGG GGAGAAGCCCCGTGTCTGCCCTCTTAGTTTTGAGAATGTGCTGCCCTTTGGAACTCGATATGTGTGCCAGTTTCCAGCCCAGGATGAAGTTCGCCTCTTCTTTCCACTGCACCTCTGGGTGAAGAACATGTTTCTGAACCAGACTGTGACCCAGCGGGTGCTCTTTGTGGATAGTGTGG GCCTGCCAGCTCCCCCAAATATCATTAAGGCTGTGGGCGGGAGCCAACCAGGGGAACTTCAGATCAGCTGGGAGACCCCAGCTCCCGAAATCAGTGCTTTCCTGAGGCACGAACTCCGCTATGGCCCCAAGGATCCCAGGAATTCCAGTGCTCTCACAGTCATGCAGCTGCTGCCCACAGAAACCTGCTGTCCAGCTCTGCAGAGACTAaacccagccccagctctgcaccAGCCTCCGTGTGCTCAGCCCATGATGCCCCAACAGGATCGACCAGAGCAGACCTCCCCAACTAGAGAA GCTTCATCTCTAACAGTGATGAGTGAAAGCTGCCTCATCTCAGGGCTCCAGCCTGGTAAATCCTACAAGCTCCAGCTGCGCAGCCAACCTGATGGGGTCTCCCTCCATGGCTCCTGGGGATCCTGGTCCCTCCCCGCAACTGTGGACCTGCCTGGAGATGCAG TGGAGATTGGACTGCAGTGCTTTACCTTGAACCTGAAGAATGTTACCTGTCAGTGGCAGCAACAGAACCACACTAGCTCCCAAGGCTTCTTCTACCACAGCAGGGCGCGGTGCTGTCCCGGAAACAG GGACCCCATCTGGGAGAAGtgtgaagaggagaaaaatcCAGGATTACAGCCCTCCCAGTTCTCTCGCTGCCACTTCAAGTCACGAAATGACAGTGTTATTCACATACTTGTGGAGGTGACCACAGCCCGGGGTGCTGTTCACAGCTACTTGGGCTCCCCTTTCTGGATCCGCCAGGCTG TGCTCATCCCCACTCCAAACTTGCACTGGAGGGAGGTCTCCAGCGGGCAGCTGGAATTGGAATGGCAACACCCATCATCGTGGGGAGCCCGAGAGACCTGCTATCAGCTCCGATACACAGGAGAAGGCCATCAAGACTGGAAG GTGCTGGAGCCGCCTCTCGGCGCCCGGGGAGAGACCCTGGAGCTGCGCCCGCGCTCCCGCTACCGCTTACAGCTCCGCGCCAGGCTCCATGGCCCCACCTACCAAGGCCCCTGGAGCGCCTGGTCAGATCCAGTGAGCGTAGACACTGCCTCCGAGACTG CCTGGATCTCCTTGGTGACCGCTCTGCTCGTGGTGCTGGGCCTCAGCACCCTCCTGGGCCTGCTGCTGCTGAGGTGGCAGTTTCCTGCGCACTACAG GAGTCTGAAGCATGCCCTGTGGCCCTCACTTCCAGACCTGCACCGGGTCCTAGCCCAGTACCTTAGGGATACTGCAGCACTGAGTCCA CCCAAGACTGCAGTCTCAGATGCCTGTGAGGAAGTGGAACCCAGCCCCCTTGAAATTCTACCCAAGTCCTCAGAGAAGACTCCCGTGGCCCTGTGTTCCTCCCAGGCCCAGATGGACTACCGAAGACTGCCTCCTTCTTGCCTGGGGACCATGCCTCTGTCTGTGTGCCCACCAATGGCTGAGATGGGGTCTTATTGTACCACTCACATTGCCAACCATTCCTACTTACCTCTAAGCTGCTGGCAGGCCCCTCTCTCCCAGTACCCTGGACAGATCCAAACCCACCAGACCTCTTTTCCCAACCTCCCTACCCACTCCAACCCCACAACACAAACTTCTCAGACCTCACGTCCATCCCCCTCTGTCTGTCCTCATAGTTGGGCTCCACGACACTGA
- the MPL gene encoding thrombopoietin receptor isoform X9, translated as MLLFLLIIRPSITVDIETHKGLVSSWYTVKNVTPISLPKGLYLLFQIPPTLLPTPTLPPLALGPSVVWMGPTGAGTGTGRGAVSDRNLRGWPGRGLGPGFLRGGWAKAGTQCRRRCPPGPSCWSPPASSWPPKTWHKSAAKDLTCFWDEEEAAPNGTYQLLYAYPGEKPRVCPLSFENVLPFGTRYVCQFPAQDEVRLFFPLHLWVKNMFLNQTVTQRVLFVDSVGLPAPPNIIKAVGGSQPGELQISWETPAPEISAFLRHELRYGPKDPRNSSALTVMQLLPTETCCPALQRLNPAPALHQPPCAQPMMPQQDRPEQTSPTREASSLTVMSESCLISGLQPGKSYKLQLRSQPDGVSLHGSWGSWSLPATVDLPGDAVEIGLQCFTLNLKNVTCQWQQQNHTSSQGFFYHSRARCCPGNRDPIWEKCEEEKNPGLQPSQFSRCHFKSRNDSVIHILVEVTTARGAVHSYLGSPFWIRQAEGLRPVPAGIPVVLIPTPNLHWREVSSGQLELEWQHPSSWGARETCYQLRYTGEGHQDWKCPAQHLAYHQQFLSVRHMIASLPACPHDACSLCLESVLVPPAPSIRSWMRVTCEQSVWP; from the exons atgttgctATTCTTGTTGATAATACGCCCTTCTATAACAGTTGACATAGAAACACACAAGGGCTTAGTCTCCTCCTGGTACACAGTCAAAAACGTaacccccatctccctcccaaaAGGCCTGTATCTTCTCTTTCAAATTCCTCCTACCCTCCTGCCcactcccactctccctcccctggccctTGGCCCCAGTGTGGTCTGGATGGGCCCcacaggggcagggacagggacaggacgTGGGGCTGTATCTGACAGGAACCTGAGGGGCTGGCCCGGGAGGGGATTGGGGCCCGGCTTCCTGAGAGGAGGATGGGCTAAGGCAGGCACACAGTGCCGGAGAAGATGCCCTCCTGGGCCCTCCTGTTGGtcacctcctgcctcctcctggccccCCAAAACCTGGCACAAGTCAGCAGCCAAG GACCTCACTTGCTTCTGGGATGAGGAAGAAGCAGCACCCAATGGAACATACCAGCTGCTGTATGCTTATCCAGG GGAGAAGCCCCGTGTCTGCCCTCTTAGTTTTGAGAATGTGCTGCCCTTTGGAACTCGATATGTGTGCCAGTTTCCAGCCCAGGATGAAGTTCGCCTCTTCTTTCCACTGCACCTCTGGGTGAAGAACATGTTTCTGAACCAGACTGTGACCCAGCGGGTGCTCTTTGTGGATAGTGTGG GCCTGCCAGCTCCCCCAAATATCATTAAGGCTGTGGGCGGGAGCCAACCAGGGGAACTTCAGATCAGCTGGGAGACCCCAGCTCCCGAAATCAGTGCTTTCCTGAGGCACGAACTCCGCTATGGCCCCAAGGATCCCAGGAATTCCAGTGCTCTCACAGTCATGCAGCTGCTGCCCACAGAAACCTGCTGTCCAGCTCTGCAGAGACTAaacccagccccagctctgcaccAGCCTCCGTGTGCTCAGCCCATGATGCCCCAACAGGATCGACCAGAGCAGACCTCCCCAACTAGAGAA GCTTCATCTCTAACAGTGATGAGTGAAAGCTGCCTCATCTCAGGGCTCCAGCCTGGTAAATCCTACAAGCTCCAGCTGCGCAGCCAACCTGATGGGGTCTCCCTCCATGGCTCCTGGGGATCCTGGTCCCTCCCCGCAACTGTGGACCTGCCTGGAGATGCAG TGGAGATTGGACTGCAGTGCTTTACCTTGAACCTGAAGAATGTTACCTGTCAGTGGCAGCAACAGAACCACACTAGCTCCCAAGGCTTCTTCTACCACAGCAGGGCGCGGTGCTGTCCCGGAAACAG GGACCCCATCTGGGAGAAGtgtgaagaggagaaaaatcCAGGATTACAGCCCTCCCAGTTCTCTCGCTGCCACTTCAAGTCACGAAATGACAGTGTTATTCACATACTTGTGGAGGTGACCACAGCCCGGGGTGCTGTTCACAGCTACTTGGGCTCCCCTTTCTGGATCCGCCAGGCTG AAGGGCTTAGGCCAGTCCCTGCTGGCATCCCTGTAGTGCTCATCCCCACTCCAAACTTGCACTGGAGGGAGGTCTCCAGCGGGCAGCTGGAATTGGAATGGCAACACCCATCATCGTGGGGAGCCCGAGAGACCTGCTATCAGCTCCGATACACAGGAGAAGGCCATCAAGACTGGAAG tgcccagcccagCACTTGGCATATCACCAGCAGTTCCTAAGTGTTCGCCACATGATTGCTAGTCTCCCTGCCTGTCCACACGACGCTTGTTCTCTCTGTTTGGAATCTGTCCTTGTGCCCCCAGCACCTAGCATCCGCTCCTGGATGCGTGTTACTTGTGAACAATCTGTGTGGCCCTGA